In Flammeovirgaceae bacterium, the sequence CTGAACGAAGGCGAGCAGGAACAACCCGGGTCAGTTGGCGGAGTGCAAACCGTGAACAACCGGTACAAAGAAGATTCGCTGTACAATCCGTATCCTTACAACGTGCACGTAACCAACAACCGGTTTTCCAACAAACACTGGTTCCCCACGTTTCAGAACGACATCGGCAAGCTGCTGGCCATGAAATCGCTGTTCAGTCCGCCTGATATTTTATACGATGGCATCCCTGATCCCAACCGTGCCGAACGCAACATCTGTATTGATGAAAGCAGAAAAATAACCTTCATTAATCTGGATGCGGCCAACGATTTCAAGGGGTTAACAAAAGATGTAAAAAACTTTGCCTGTAAGGCTAACGAAAAAGTTTCGCTGAAGTGAAATCAATACGTGCGATAACCGTACTGATGCTGGCTATTTCGTGCAGCCGGCCAAAGCCTGCTGTGGTTGTGGTAGAGGAGCAGCCGTTGGGAGAAACTGAACTTACCCTCCCCGGAGAAAAAATGCTTTCGGCCTATAACTTTTTTAAGGGTGACCTTAAAAATCTTGAACCGGCAGAAGGGGTCATCCACTATGAACTAAATTCACCGCTCTTTACAGATTACGCGCACAAAAAACGATTCATCCGGTTTCCTAAAGGCACATTTGCCAACTATAATGCTAACAATGTACTGGATTTCCCGGAGGGCACGGTGCTTATTAAAAACTTTTACTATACCGCTGATTTCAGAAAACCGACTGAAAACATCCGCATCCTTGAAACACGCTTATTGATTCTGGAAAACGGAACCTGGAAAGCCCTGCCCTACATCTGGAACGAGGAACAAACCGAAGCCTACCTGGATGTGAGCGGAAAAAATATTGATATACGGTGGATACATCCTGACGGCACCGTAAAGCAGGTGAATTATTCTGTGCCGAACATGAACCAATGTAAAGGCTGCCACCTCCGTGGCGATAAGATAGCGCCCATCGGGCCTACAGCAAGGCAACTTAACGGTACAATCCGCGGACAATCAAAAAATCAACTTGTGCAGTTAGCTGAGCAAGGTTTGCTGCATAATCTGCCCTCGCTTAATGAGGTACCACGACTGGCTGATTACGATAATAAAAACGAAGCGCTCGAACTGCGCGCCCGCGCCTGGCTTGAAGTAAATTGCGCCCACTGCCACCGCCCGGATGGGCCGGCAAAAACCAGTGGCCTTCATTTGCTTGCTGATGTGAAAAACCCATTTGAGTTGGGTATCGGCAAACCCCCTGTTGCGGCCGGCCGGGGTTCGGGCGGGCTGAACTATGATATCGTTCCCGGTAAACCGGAACAATCCATCCTGTATTACCGCATCAATTCGGCTGACCCTGGCGTGATGATGCCTGAACTGGGCAAAAAAATGATCCACCAGGAAGGAGTTGATCTGATACACGAATGGATCAGATCCATGAAACAATGAGTCTTAGTAAGATTAAGTTCAATCGAAATGAATGTGCGGGCGCTTTTGGCGACATCGGCACCGACTTTCCGCTGATTGTCGCCATGATTCTTGCGGCCGGCCTGTATACACCCAGCGTACTGATTGTGTTTGGCCTGATGCAAATTTTTACCGGGCTGGTGTACCGCATGCCCATGCCAGTGCAACCACTGAAGGCCATGGCCACCATTGTTATCTCCCAAAAAATAGCCGGAACAATTCTGCTTGGTGCCGGGCTCGCCATCGGGGTAGTGATGCTGATATTATCCCTAACCGGACTACTGGACAAACTGGCTCAATGGGTACCCAAAGCAGTTGTTCGAGGCATCCAGTTCGGTTTGGGACTTAGCTTATGCCTGCTGGCATTTAAAGAATACATACCCGCTACCGGGTTAAATGGCTTCATCATTGCAGCCATAGCTTTTGTACTGATTATTGCACTGATTGATAACCGCCAATATCCGGCTTCGCTTATCGTTATCCTGGGGGGGATACTTTATGCCGTTCTAACCAAACTGAATCTGCACGAACTTGCCGGGTCGGCTGGGTTTACACTACCCCATATACATACTCCTTCAATTGATGACATTGCTAAGGGCTTCGTGTTACTGGCCTTGCCGCAAATTCCGCTTTCACTGGGCAACTCCATATTAGCCACACGTCAGGTTGCACATGATTTGTTTCCGCAACGCACCGACCTTACTATTCGGAAAATCGGGTTAACCTACTCCATCATGAACCTTGTTGCTCCGTGGGTTGGCGGCATACCCTGTTGCCACGGGGCCGGGGGTATGGTTGGACATTATACATTTGGCGGCCGGACAGGCGGCTCGGTAATACTATACGGTGCGCTATTTATTTTGCTTGGGATATTCTTCGGAAACAGTATTCATCAACTGATTGAAGTTTTTCCTTTACCTGTACTTGGAACAATTCTGTTATTTGAAGGTGCTGCCCTTATTCTGCTTATCCGCGACCTGGCTCACGATCAAAAAGGACTTGTTGTTGCTATACTAACCGGTTTGCTGGCGTTTGGCTTGCCATACGGTTTCCTGGTGGGTATTGTAGTTGGACTATTGTTACACTACCTGCCCGTTAACCTGAACACGTTAAAGGAAATCGGGAGAAAAAAAGATAAAACCGGGTAGCTACTCCATCTCCCGGATTTCAAAATCCCTGCCCTTACCGTAACGGATTAAATCCTTGAGCAGAAATTGCTCGAGTGTATGAAGGTTCTTTACTTTGAAATCACCATCAGCCAGAATATACTCAACTACAAATTCGTTTACCTCGCCAAAATTGATTAAGCGGTATTTTTTTCCAACACGAAGCACATCAAACGAAAGACCCTGCATTACAATTCTTCTTCACGCTCCAGCATTAAAATGGAACTCTGGGGAACAATAAAATATTTCTCGCCTTCATAAATCACTTCAATAGCCCCCTTCTGTAAAAAGATAGCCAGGTCCCCCTCCTGCGCCTGGAGCGGAAGGTATTTTACCTGATCTTCCTTGCCTTTCCACAAGTCATCTTCATCGGCAGGCATGGGCAGCGGGTAGCCCGGACCTACTTTAATGACATAGCCGCTCTGGATCTTTTCTTTTTCCTGAACACCCGGAGGCAGGTATAAACCGCTGTCGGTTTTGTCGGATTGTTTTGACGGGCGTATCAAAACCCGATCGCCCACAACAATGATTTTCTTGAGTTTGTTGTCAGGTGTAAGTTTCATAGGCGACATAAAAGTACAGAGTTTTTGAAGAACAGCAGGCAGCAAAAAGGCAGACCATTTTGATCTGCCTTTTTCACTTGTTGTCAACCGGCAACTACTTTTTCCCCAGCACCACGCCTATCACGCCACCGGTAGCGCCCATCATTACGCCAATAACCAATGGATCAACTAAGGCACCGGTAAGGTTCATGATGTTGGTGGTGCCATACATGGTCAGGTCAACACCATATCCAATAATCAAACCAATGATTAGGCCCGATTTAAAACCTCCGCCAAAGGTGGTAATGTTGGCCCAGTTGCCAAAAATGTACACCAGCAGGTACGCCTGCAACAGGTTGCCTACAACCAGTGCCCACCACACCATTTCAGTTTCTGCGCGCATCACACCGGTTGCTGTGCCCTGGTTGCTGTTAAAGAAATCCATCAACACCATGCCATACAACAACCAGCCGAGGAGGAAGAATACCACAAAACCGGCCAGGGTAGCCAAGAGTCTTTTTTTCATGTCCATAGTTTTAGGGGTTTAGTTTATATTTTGATTAGTCTAATGCAAATCATTCTGCAATCACAAGCTACTACTCAAATAAATCCTTCTGCTCCTGTCCTTGCGGCTTATCGGTATACAGCGGGAGCTTGCCCAGGCTTTTTGATACGAGCGCTTCATCCATAGCAATTCCACGTTGTTCGGCATCGGCTTTTTGCTCCTGTATCTGCATGGCCAGTTCCTTGTTGCTGATTTGTTTTGCCCTCCGCTCGGTGGGAGGATTAAGTTTTTCGGCACGTTCAAACTCAATTACCTTGTCCAGAAAATCTTTCGGCAAATCGGCTTCGCTGCGGTAAACCAATTCAAAAAACTGCTTGGCAAAAAAACCGTCAATCTGAATTCTTCGTTTGGACAAATGCACAAACTTGCCGATAACGCGGCAAATGTTTTCGCGCTCTTCCGGACTAAGTTGTTCGGCAAATTCATAATCCTCAATTCTGCGCAACGAAAGAATGATGGGTTCGAGCGCATCGGTAGAGATAACATACACCGTATAATCGCTCAGCTTATATTCAAATTGTTGAATTACCTCGAGTGTATTGGTTGGCACAACCAAAAATACCTCTCTGCGTACATTTTCTTCCTTTACATATTTGTTTACACTTTCGGCCTGGTTGCGCAGGTAAAGCGGAAAATTGGACAGGTCGTCATTGCCCGGGCTTTTGGCATCAAACACAATATACTCGTCATTAATCTTTAAGGTGTTGTCGGGCTTTCCCTTAAAAGGTACGGTATCTACATACTCTACGCCATTCCGGCTGCAAATAATTTTAATCCGGTTTTTTACATCGGCTTCGTGGTGCGACCAGGTTTCTTTTAATTTACGGAGCCGCTCGTACTCAGCCTGTTTCTGCTTTTCTTCTTTTTCGTTTCGTTCTTTTACAATGTCTTCACGCAATTTTACCAATTGGCTAATGTTCCGCTCATGCTCGGCTCTGCGCTGTTCTTCCCGTGTTTTAAACTGCGTATTTTCCTCGCGCAGCCTGCGGTTATCCTGCTCTGTGCTTTCAACTTTTTGGCGGATGGCAGCAACTTCATTGGCCAGTTCCTGGCCGCGTTTTAAAAAACTTTCGTTCTTCTCTTTCAGTGATGCAATTTCCTTTTGCAGATCTGCCTTATCGGCTACCAGCCGGTCAATCGTTACCTGCATTTTTGAATTTTCGGCACGAGCCACATCCAGCCCCGAAACCAGCCGCTGCAATTCGGCACTGGTGTCAATTAACATGGATTTAATTCTTCTCCAGCGGAACAACCGGTCCCACAGCGAATACGACCGGAGTTCGTTAAACAACTCTTTAATGGTATCCAATCCGTTTTCCATAAGCTAAAGGTAAGTGAATTAGCGGGTAAACCGGTTAAAGATGGTAGCCAGAACCTGACAGCCTGTGTCAGTTTCGTAAGGAACGGCAAAACAGGCAAAATTGGGTTTGCGAGGCCTCTTTTGGTAACTTGCAAAGCGTTTTATTAAACAGAAACTATCCTGATTATGACTGATTTAATCACATCCAGCAGCAAAGCCATTGAATTAGAAGACCGCTACGGGGCGCATAATTACCACCCGTTGCCGGTGGTACTTACCCGGGGCGAAGGCGTTTTTCTGTGGGATGTGGAAGGCAAACGCTATTACGATTTCCTGTCGGCCTACAGTGCCGTTAACCAGGGGCATTGCCACCCGCGCATCATTAACGCGCTGGTTGAACAGGCAAAAGAGCTTACGCTGGTTAGCCGGGCTTTCTATAACGATAAACTGGGCCTGGCCGAAAAATTTGTATGCGAAACCTTTGGTTATGATAAGGCCTTGTTTATGAACAGCGGTGCCGAAGCCAACGAAACCGCCATTAAGCTGGCCCGCAAGTGGGGCTACACCAAAAAAGAAATACCCGAATACGAAGCCGTGATTGTTGCCGCAAAGAAAAATTTTCACGGCCGAACTACTTCCATTATTTCTGCTTCGTCCGATCCATCTGCACGAAAAGGGTTCGGACCTTTTATGCCGGGTTTTGAACTGGTGGATTACGATAATATACCTGCCCTCGAAAAAGCACTGAGCAACCCTAACGTGTGCGGGTTGTGGATTGAGCCTATTCAAGGCGAAGCCGGTGTGTACGTTCCGGCTCACGGCTACCTGAAGGCTGCGGAAAAATTGTGCAAGCAACACAATGTGTTGTTAATGATGGATGAAATCCAAACCGGTATTGCGCGCACCGGTAAAATGCTGGCAAGCGATCATGAGGGCGCGCGGCCCGATTTGCTGATTCTGGGTAAAGCTTTGAGCGGTGGTGTACTGCCGGTTTCAGTTGTGTTGGCCGATGATGACATTATGCTGGTTATTAAACCGGGGGAGCATGGCTCCACGTTTGGCGGCAACCCGCTGGCCGCTGCCGTGTGCATGGAGGCTTTGCAGGTAGTGAAGGATGAAAAACTTGCCGACAATGCCGAGCGGCTTGGAAAAGTCTTCCGCAAGCGGATGAATGCATTAATTAAAAAAACAAAGTTGGTTACGCTGGTGCGCGGCAAGGGTTTGCTTAATGCCATCGTCATCAATGACACACCGCAGAGTGAAACGGCCTGGAACATTTGTTTAAAATTTGCCGAAAACGGCTTGCTGGCAAAACCTACACACGGCAACATTATTCGGCTGGCGCCACCGCTGGTTATTACCGAAGAGCAGCTTCACGAATGCTGCGATATTATCGAGAAGTCAATACTGGCGTTTGATAATTAAATGAGCCTGAGTCGTCCTACGACTTGAAGTCGTAGGACGACTACCATTAATCCTCACCAAAGTAGTCACTATCAATCCTTTTTACTTCATAATTACTAACACTGGTAACGCCAATGTTGTAATCAATCATAAGTTGTGCAAGTCTGTCACCATCCACTAAAACTATTTTAGTTTCATTCCTAGGCACATAATCCAAGGCATCACGGGTAAATGAGGAGGTGGTTATAAATATTCCCTTTTTAGCTCCTTGTCCGGCTAACGCCCCTACAAACTTTTGTAATTCCGGGCGTCCGACAACATTGCCCGGCTGCCATCTTTTTGCTTGAATATAAATAATGTCAAGACCAAGCTTATCTTCTTTAATAGTGCCATCAATTCCTTCATCACCACTTTTTCCTATCGCCTTACCTGCATCTTTTATTGATCCCCCATAACCCATTTTAACCAGCAACTCAACAACAAGTCGCTCGAAAAAAGGGGGTGAGAGATTTAAAACCCGGTTAATCAAATCCTGAGCTAATGATTTTCTGATCCTTTGGTAGGCGGCTTCAAGGGTTTCTTCTGGCGTTTGAATTATTTTTTCCTCATTCGTATCGGAATCATTTTCAGTACTGCTTTCTAATCGCCTGGCCGGTTGAAATTCAACAAACTCAGGGAATTGCTTTAAAAATTTGACATCGATCGAATTGATATTCCTTTTTAAGACGTCAAGGCCTCGGTTGGTTATAGTAATAGTAGCTCTTTTAGGAGTGTCTATCAAGCCGGCCTTTTTTAAATAAGTTTTAGCCCATCCGACACGATTATCAAATATTGGCTGAACTCCACTTGGTAGCAACTCCCTTCTTTCATTTTCGGTTAATCCAAATTCTACTGATAATTGTTCAATTATGTCACGAAACTTGTGTTCAGCCTTGTCCGAAACCCTTCGGAGTAGTGGCAACAT encodes:
- the rocD gene encoding ornithine--oxo-acid transaminase; this translates as MTDLITSSSKAIELEDRYGAHNYHPLPVVLTRGEGVFLWDVEGKRYYDFLSAYSAVNQGHCHPRIINALVEQAKELTLVSRAFYNDKLGLAEKFVCETFGYDKALFMNSGAEANETAIKLARKWGYTKKEIPEYEAVIVAAKKNFHGRTTSIISASSDPSARKGFGPFMPGFELVDYDNIPALEKALSNPNVCGLWIEPIQGEAGVYVPAHGYLKAAEKLCKQHNVLLMMDEIQTGIARTGKMLASDHEGARPDLLILGKALSGGVLPVSVVLADDDIMLVIKPGEHGSTFGGNPLAAAVCMEALQVVKDEKLADNAERLGKVFRKRMNALIKKTKLVTLVRGKGLLNAIVINDTPQSETAWNICLKFAENGLLAKPTHGNIIRLAPPLVITEEQLHECCDIIEKSILAFDN
- a CDS encoding restriction endonuclease, whose translation is MMIPDYQTIMLPLLRRVSDKAEHKFRDIIEQLSVEFGLTENERRELLPSGVQPIFDNRVGWAKTYLKKAGLIDTPKRATITITNRGLDVLKRNINSIDVKFLKQFPEFVEFQPARRLESSTENDSDTNEEKIIQTPEETLEAAYQRIRKSLAQDLINRVLNLSPPFFERLVVELLVKMGYGGSIKDAGKAIGKSGDEGIDGTIKEDKLGLDIIYIQAKRWQPGNVVGRPELQKFVGALAGQGAKKGIFITTSSFTRDALDYVPRNETKIVLVDGDRLAQLMIDYNIGVTSVSNYEVKRIDSDYFGED
- a CDS encoding co-chaperone GroES; protein product: MKLTPDNKLKKIIVVGDRVLIRPSKQSDKTDSGLYLPPGVQEKEKIQSGYVIKVGPGYPLPMPADEDDLWKGKEDQVKYLPLQAQEGDLAIFLQKGAIEVIYEGEKYFIVPQSSILMLEREEEL
- a CDS encoding transporter, with the protein product MSLSKIKFNRNECAGAFGDIGTDFPLIVAMILAAGLYTPSVLIVFGLMQIFTGLVYRMPMPVQPLKAMATIVISQKIAGTILLGAGLAIGVVMLILSLTGLLDKLAQWVPKAVVRGIQFGLGLSLCLLAFKEYIPATGLNGFIIAAIAFVLIIALIDNRQYPASLIVILGGILYAVLTKLNLHELAGSAGFTLPHIHTPSIDDIAKGFVLLALPQIPLSLGNSILATRQVAHDLFPQRTDLTIRKIGLTYSIMNLVAPWVGGIPCCHGAGGMVGHYTFGGRTGGSVILYGALFILLGIFFGNSIHQLIEVFPLPVLGTILLFEGAALILLIRDLAHDQKGLVVAILTGLLAFGLPYGFLVGIVVGLLLHYLPVNLNTLKEIGRKKDKTG